One stretch of Prunus persica cultivar Lovell chromosome G1, Prunus_persica_NCBIv2, whole genome shotgun sequence DNA includes these proteins:
- the LOC18789827 gene encoding 12-oxophytodienoate reductase 2, with the protein MAAQPPTIPLLTPYKLGKFNLSHRVVLAPLTRQRSYHNVPQPHAILYYSQRTSNGGLLIAEATGVSDTAQGYPDTPGIWTKEQVEAWKPIVDAVHAKDGVFFCQIWHVGRVSNSGYQPNGQAPISSTDKPIRLNGIDANEFTPPRRLRTDEIPQIVNDFRLAAKNAIEAGFDGVEIHGAHGYLLDQFLKDQVNDRTDQYGGSLENRCRFPLEVVEAVVKEIGADKVGIRLSPFADYMDSGDSNPNALGLYMANSLNKYGILYCHMVEPRMKTVGEKSESPHSLLPMRKAFNGTFIAAGGFDREDGNKAVAEGHADLIAYGRWFLANPDLPKRFELNAPLNKYNRDTFYISDPVIGYTDYPFLETTA; encoded by the exons ATGGCTGCTCAACCTCCCACAATCCCTCTCCTTACGCCTTACAAATTGGGAAAATTCAATCTTTCTCATAG AGTTGTTTTAGCGCCATTGACTAGACAGAGATCATACCACAATGTTCCTCAACCACATGCCATCTTATATTACTCTCAGAGAACATCCAATGGGGGTCTTCTCATAGCTGAAGCCACAGGAGTTTCTGACACAGCTCAAGG GTACCCAGATACTCCTGGTATATGGACAAAGGAGCAAGTGGAAGCATGGAAACCCATTGTTGATGCCGTTCATGCTAAAGATGGCGTCTTCTTCTGTCAGATTTGGCATGTGGGGAGGGTTTCAAATAGTG GTTATCAACCAAATGGGCAAGCTCCAATCTCTTCTACTGACAAGCCAATACGATTGAATGGTATTGATGCCAATGAATTCACACCTCCAAGGCGATTAAGGACCGATGAAATTCCACAAATTGTCAATGATTTCAGACTCGCTGCAAAGAATGCTATTGAAGCTG GCTTTGATGGAGTTGAAATTCATGGGGCCCATGGCTACCTTCTTGATCAGTTTTTGAAAGATCAAGTGAATGATCGAACAGACCAATATGGTGGATCTCTAGAGAATCGTTGTCGATTTCCTTTGGAAGTCGTTGAAGCTGTTGTTAAAGAGATAGGAGCAGATAAAGTTGGAATTAGACTATCTCCATTTGCTGACTATATGGACTCAGGGGATTCAAATCCAAATGCATTAGGCCTTTATATGGCCAATTCCTTGAACAAATATGGGATTCTGTACTGCCACATGGTTGAGCCGAGAATGAAGACAGTTGGAGAGAAAAGTGAAAGCCCCCACAGTCTTCTACCCATGAGAAAGGCTTTCAATGGTACCTTCATTGCTGCTGGTGGTTTTGACAGGGAAGATGGGAACAAAGCTGTGGCAGAGGGCCATGCAGATCTCATCGCATATGGACGTTGGTTTTTGGCTAATCCAGATTTGCCAAAAAGATTTGAGCTCAATGCTCCTCTAAACAAGTACAATAGAGACACATTCTACATATCTGATCCGGTTATTGGTTACACGGATTACCCATTTCTTGAAACCACTGCTTAA